Proteins from one Caulobacter sp. X genomic window:
- a CDS encoding TonB-dependent siderophore receptor, translating to MLPTFRALLLGGAALACAGASSLAVAAETSADVADANQVDRVVITGARTRTSAVTGLDMSLRETPQSVSLVGQDRIHDFALTDVHQLLAQITGVNVERVETDRTYYNSRGFDITNFQVDGIGLPLIWGIQFGELDTVLFDRVEAVRGANSMMTGTGNPSATINYVRKRPTNTFQASAAAQYGSWHDYRLEADVSGPLNASGTLAGRLIYANEDRDSYLDHYKVNRNVYGALLAWDATPNLTATVGWSMQDNRAKGNNWGALPLLYSDGSRIDYPRSASTSADWTHWNVRDQTAFAELAWRFDNGWQVKTIGTYKRFEENAKLLYAYGAPDKTTGLGVLGMAGVYPSVYENYILDAYTSGPFKLFGREHQLVIGGQTSRSHGHEYEDSSADTIIYGPVWDWDSAQLAEPTFPGAYLAADQIDRLNRFYAAAHLNVTDQLKIVGGFNALWLKSKGFSYGADQARDASKVSPYLGAVYDLNENVSLYANYTDIFNPQAEVDVNHVKLDPAHGKSYEAGFKSEWFNKRLYVTGAVFTSRQADLAEYAGTFDDGKSYYAGVDTKATGYELEATGAVNAQWRVSLGWTDMSIKDGDGDAARIYLPRKTLKASTTYTIPTLRNLTLGAQFRWQDDIQTSDQTITQNAYGVLDLMAGVDVSEKVRATLNVKNATDKGYLTSLMWGQSYYAAPRSVSLRLDYAF from the coding sequence ATGCTTCCCACCTTCCGCGCCCTGCTGCTGGGCGGGGCCGCCTTGGCCTGCGCCGGCGCTTCGAGCCTCGCGGTCGCTGCGGAAACGAGCGCGGACGTCGCTGACGCCAATCAGGTGGATCGCGTGGTGATCACGGGAGCGCGGACGCGGACCTCGGCGGTGACCGGCCTCGACATGAGCCTGCGTGAAACGCCTCAATCGGTCAGCCTTGTCGGTCAGGACCGGATCCATGACTTCGCCCTGACCGACGTCCACCAGCTGCTGGCCCAGATCACGGGCGTGAACGTCGAACGGGTCGAGACCGACCGGACCTATTACAATTCCCGCGGCTTCGACATCACCAACTTCCAGGTCGACGGCATCGGCCTGCCGCTGATCTGGGGCATCCAGTTCGGCGAATTGGACACCGTGCTGTTCGACCGCGTCGAGGCCGTTCGCGGCGCCAACAGCATGATGACCGGCACGGGCAATCCGTCGGCGACGATCAACTATGTGCGCAAGCGCCCGACCAACACTTTCCAGGCCTCGGCCGCCGCGCAATACGGCTCCTGGCACGACTATCGCCTCGAAGCCGACGTTTCGGGCCCGCTGAACGCCTCGGGCACGCTGGCGGGCCGGCTGATCTACGCCAACGAGGACAGGGACAGCTACCTCGACCACTACAAGGTCAACCGCAACGTCTATGGCGCGCTGCTGGCCTGGGACGCCACGCCGAACCTGACGGCGACGGTCGGCTGGTCGATGCAGGACAACCGGGCGAAGGGCAACAACTGGGGCGCCCTGCCCCTGCTCTACAGCGACGGCTCCCGGATCGACTATCCGCGCTCGGCCTCGACCTCGGCCGACTGGACCCACTGGAACGTTCGCGACCAGACCGCCTTCGCCGAGCTCGCCTGGCGCTTCGACAACGGCTGGCAGGTCAAGACCATCGGCACCTACAAGCGCTTCGAGGAAAACGCGAAACTGCTTTACGCCTATGGCGCGCCTGACAAGACGACCGGGCTGGGCGTCCTGGGCATGGCGGGCGTCTATCCGTCCGTCTATGAGAACTACATTCTCGACGCCTACACCTCCGGCCCCTTCAAGCTGTTCGGACGCGAACACCAACTGGTGATCGGCGGGCAGACCTCGCGCTCCCACGGCCACGAGTACGAAGACTCCTCCGCCGACACGATCATCTACGGCCCGGTCTGGGACTGGGATAGCGCCCAGCTGGCCGAACCGACCTTCCCCGGCGCGTATCTGGCGGCGGACCAGATCGACCGCCTGAACCGCTTCTACGCGGCCGCCCACCTGAACGTGACGGATCAGCTGAAAATCGTCGGCGGCTTCAACGCCCTGTGGCTGAAATCCAAGGGCTTCTCGTACGGCGCCGACCAGGCGCGTGACGCCAGCAAGGTCAGCCCCTATCTCGGCGCGGTCTATGATCTGAACGAAAACGTCTCGCTGTACGCGAACTACACCGACATCTTCAATCCGCAGGCCGAGGTCGACGTCAATCACGTCAAGCTCGACCCGGCTCATGGCAAGAGCTACGAGGCCGGCTTCAAGAGCGAGTGGTTCAACAAGCGGCTTTATGTGACGGGCGCGGTCTTCACGTCGCGCCAAGCCGATCTGGCCGAGTACGCGGGGACCTTCGACGACGGCAAGAGCTACTACGCGGGCGTCGACACCAAGGCGACGGGTTACGAGCTGGAAGCAACCGGCGCCGTCAACGCCCAATGGCGCGTGAGCCTGGGCTGGACCGACATGTCGATCAAGGACGGCGATGGCGACGCCGCCCGCATCTACCTGCCGCGCAAGACGCTCAAGGCCTCGACCACCTATACGATCCCCACGCTGCGGAACCTGACCCTGGGCGCTCAATTCCGCTGGCAGGACGACATCCAGACCTCCGACCAGACGATCACCCAGAACGCTTATGGCGTGCTGGATCTGATGGCGGGCGTGGACGTGTCCGAAAAGGTGCGCGCGACGCTGAACGTCAAGAACGCGACCGACAAGGGCTACCTGACCAGCCTGATGTGGGGGCAATCCTACTACGCCGCGCCGCGCAGCGTCTCGCTGCGTCTGGACTACGCGTTCTAG
- a CDS encoding PepSY domain-containing protein yields MRPFLGFLHRWGGLAIAGFLFISGVTGAIISWDHELDDLLNPHLMHARTDGPSLPPLELARRIEARDPRVQVTYVPLTPEPGEAYAFGVEPKRDPATAKLFAPGYNQVFIDPATGDEQGRRQWGAAWPITSETFVSFLYVLHYSLHIPAMWGIDRWGVWLMGVIAVIWTLDCFVGFYLTLPSRASAKTGKSFWSRWKPAWQIKTKASAYRINFDIHRAFGLWLWGVLFTVAFTAFSLNLYSEVFYPALSKISKTTPGPFELRAPAPLDQPIIAQRGYAEIIATAKAEAKARGWSTPAGGAFYSPAYGIYGVGFFEPGGDHGAAGVGPPYLYYDGQTGKFAGQRLPWVGTAADIFVQAQFPLHSGRILGLPGRILISLTGLVVAALSVTGVVIWWKKRKARVGRARR; encoded by the coding sequence TTGCGGCCTTTCCTGGGCTTCCTGCACCGGTGGGGCGGGCTGGCGATCGCCGGCTTCCTGTTCATCTCGGGCGTGACGGGCGCGATCATCTCGTGGGACCACGAGCTGGACGACCTGCTCAATCCGCACCTCATGCACGCCCGCACGGACGGCCCGTCCCTGCCGCCCCTGGAGTTGGCCCGGCGCATCGAGGCGCGCGATCCCCGCGTGCAGGTCACCTATGTCCCGCTGACGCCCGAGCCTGGCGAAGCCTATGCCTTTGGCGTCGAGCCGAAGCGCGATCCCGCCACGGCCAAGCTGTTCGCGCCGGGCTACAACCAGGTTTTCATTGATCCGGCGACCGGCGACGAGCAAGGCCGTCGGCAGTGGGGCGCGGCCTGGCCGATCACCTCCGAGACCTTCGTCTCGTTCCTCTACGTCCTCCACTACAGCCTGCATATTCCGGCGATGTGGGGGATCGACCGCTGGGGCGTTTGGCTGATGGGCGTCATCGCCGTCATCTGGACGCTGGACTGCTTCGTCGGCTTCTACCTGACCCTGCCCTCTCGCGCCTCGGCCAAGACCGGCAAGAGCTTCTGGAGCCGGTGGAAGCCGGCCTGGCAGATCAAGACCAAGGCCAGCGCCTATCGGATCAACTTCGACATCCACCGCGCCTTTGGCCTGTGGTTGTGGGGCGTGTTGTTCACCGTGGCGTTCACGGCCTTCTCGCTGAACCTCTATAGCGAGGTGTTCTATCCGGCGCTCTCCAAGATCTCGAAGACCACGCCGGGCCCCTTCGAGCTGCGCGCGCCCGCGCCGCTGGACCAGCCGATCATCGCCCAGCGCGGCTATGCCGAGATCATCGCAACCGCCAAGGCCGAGGCCAAGGCGCGCGGCTGGAGCACGCCGGCGGGCGGAGCCTTCTATTCGCCGGCCTATGGGATCTATGGCGTCGGCTTCTTCGAGCCTGGCGGGGATCATGGCGCGGCGGGCGTCGGCCCGCCCTATCTCTACTACGACGGCCAGACCGGGAAGTTCGCGGGCCAGCGCCTGCCCTGGGTCGGGACCGCCGCCGACATCTTCGTCCAGGCGCAGTTCCCCCTGCACTCGGGCCGTATCCTGGGCTTGCCCGGCCGGATCCTAATCTCTCTCACCGGCCTCGTCGTCGCCGCGCTCAGCGTCACCGGCGTCGTCATCTGGTGGAAGAAACGCAAGGCGCGGGTCGGGCGGGCGCGACGCTGA
- a CDS encoding AEC family transporter codes for MIAVVADVLARVWPFFLLVGAGLGLTRLRLLDAEQARGLSIYVYWIGFPALLVHSLSRVGRPGPELTAGLAAYAAVGLAVMAMIVILGRALGWTKAERAGAGIASGVGNSAFLALPITSAVLGAETARLVAGVIAVDFVILSAAGVGLLGWAAGRSVWRSVLQAFRNPVVAAAFAGVALALLEVRPPEALDRALGLAAASGSPVGLVALGAALGLREAGSEATPRNGPIVTATVAKLALFPVLAWLVIGLTPAPPAFRAGATLLAAAPTAVSVFIQTRAYDVFARGAARTVALTTAAALLTLAVTVLLLPGARP; via the coding sequence GTGATCGCTGTCGTCGCTGACGTCCTGGCCCGCGTCTGGCCGTTCTTTCTGCTGGTCGGGGCCGGGCTGGGGCTGACCCGGCTTCGCCTGCTGGACGCCGAGCAAGCCAGAGGCCTGTCGATCTATGTCTACTGGATTGGCTTCCCCGCTCTGCTGGTCCACTCGCTGTCGCGCGTGGGGCGACCAGGACCCGAGCTGACGGCCGGCCTGGCGGCCTACGCGGCCGTGGGCCTCGCGGTCATGGCGATGATCGTCATCCTGGGCCGGGCGTTGGGATGGACCAAGGCCGAACGGGCCGGCGCGGGGATCGCCAGCGGCGTCGGCAACAGCGCCTTCTTGGCCCTGCCCATCACCTCGGCGGTCCTGGGCGCCGAGACCGCGCGCCTGGTCGCGGGCGTGATCGCGGTCGACTTCGTGATCCTGTCGGCGGCGGGCGTGGGCCTGCTCGGCTGGGCGGCCGGGCGATCGGTGTGGCGTTCGGTCCTTCAGGCGTTCCGCAATCCCGTCGTCGCGGCCGCCTTCGCCGGCGTCGCCCTGGCGCTGCTAGAGGTCAGGCCGCCCGAGGCGCTGGATCGCGCCCTGGGCCTGGCCGCCGCCTCGGGCAGTCCGGTCGGCCTCGTGGCGCTGGGCGCGGCGCTGGGTCTGCGCGAAGCCGGGAGCGAGGCCACGCCCCGCAATGGCCCCATCGTCACGGCGACCGTCGCCAAGCTCGCGCTGTTTCCAGTGCTCGCCTGGCTGGTCATCGGCCTGACGCCCGCGCCGCCGGCCTTCCGCGCCGGAGCGACCCTGCTCGCGGCCGCCCCCACGGCCGTCAGCGTCTTTATCCAGACGCGCGCCTACGACGTCTTCGCGCGAGGCGCCGCCCGCACCGTGGCCCTGACCACGGCGGCGGCGCTGCTGACCCTCGCTGTGACGGTGCTTCTGCTTCCGGGTGCGAGGCCTTAA
- a CDS encoding type I restriction endonuclease produces MDLATRLAELQKRTIEHREVLLTEEAAKTALVMPFIQALGYDVFNPSEVIPEYTCDVGTKKGEKVDYAICDAGKVKILIECKPASSALNLNHASQLFRYFSVTDARLAILTNGVVFQFYSDVEAPNKMDDKPFFSFSMDTLKPTDIRTIEKFSKHAFDIEKIVQEAGFLKLQSLLRKELEKEFSDPSEEFVRMMASRVHDGRITSQVRENFSKLLTNTIATLIRDLVNERLSSALNASTIPEEVAAPSEAEEAEVITTAEEISGFHIVQAIAAKHVHPKRIVMRDAKSYCAILLDDNNRKSIARLHFNSATTKYFGTFTGKEETRHHIGELTDIYQFSDLIAQRLKELDGASD; encoded by the coding sequence ATGGATTTAGCAACGCGATTAGCGGAACTTCAAAAGCGAACCATCGAACATCGAGAAGTTCTCCTGACCGAGGAGGCGGCCAAGACCGCGCTCGTCATGCCGTTCATTCAGGCACTCGGCTATGACGTCTTCAACCCGTCGGAGGTGATCCCGGAGTACACCTGTGACGTCGGTACGAAAAAGGGCGAGAAGGTCGACTACGCGATCTGCGATGCCGGCAAAGTAAAGATCCTGATCGAGTGCAAACCTGCCTCTTCGGCCTTAAATCTGAACCACGCCAGCCAACTGTTCCGCTATTTCAGCGTCACCGACGCTAGGCTGGCCATCCTAACAAACGGCGTCGTCTTCCAGTTCTATTCGGACGTCGAAGCGCCCAACAAAATGGACGACAAGCCGTTCTTTTCATTCAGCATGGACACGCTGAAACCTACCGATATTCGAACCATCGAAAAGTTCTCCAAGCACGCCTTCGATATCGAGAAAATCGTTCAGGAGGCGGGCTTTCTGAAACTTCAATCGCTACTCCGTAAGGAGTTAGAGAAGGAGTTTTCCGATCCATCGGAGGAATTCGTGCGAATGATGGCTAGCCGCGTTCACGACGGCCGCATCACATCGCAAGTGCGCGAGAACTTCTCCAAGCTGCTCACGAATACGATTGCGACGCTTATACGAGATTTAGTCAATGAAAGGCTCTCTTCGGCCCTGAATGCATCGACCATACCTGAGGAGGTCGCGGCGCCGTCCGAGGCGGAAGAGGCTGAAGTCATCACGACCGCCGAGGAAATTTCGGGCTTCCACATCGTCCAGGCAATCGCAGCTAAGCACGTTCATCCGAAGAGGATCGTCATGCGCGACGCAAAATCCTATTGCGCAATCCTACTCGATGACAACAACCGAAAGAGCATTGCTCGCCTACACTTTAATAGCGCCACTACTAAATACTTTGGGACTTTCACCGGAAAGGAAGAGACCCGTCATCACATCGGCGAACTGACCGATATCTATCAATTCTCCGACCTAATTGCGCAAAGGCTCAAGGAGCTGGATGGCGCTAGCGACTGA
- a CDS encoding DUF2939 domain-containing protein, with the protein MTLQKRIWDLIVLAIFVFAATFVSAPWFAFRALKAAAQYEDVQAIGELVDFPAVRSSLTAQLVADAPAAKPETPSIWRDPMGVFKKAVEPIAPPEPKVDRYLTVSGFNALTRGYAPGAPPLEPSSGEALKRALKGPHPTIAYWDPNRVRIVVKRPGAPGKATVFTFERRALFTWRLVHIRLPADERQA; encoded by the coding sequence ATGACCCTGCAGAAGCGGATCTGGGATCTGATCGTGCTGGCGATCTTCGTGTTCGCCGCCACGTTCGTTTCCGCGCCGTGGTTCGCGTTCCGGGCGCTGAAGGCGGCGGCGCAGTACGAGGACGTCCAGGCGATCGGCGAGCTCGTCGATTTCCCCGCTGTCCGCAGCAGTCTCACGGCGCAACTGGTCGCCGATGCGCCGGCCGCCAAGCCGGAGACTCCCTCGATCTGGCGCGACCCGATGGGGGTCTTCAAGAAGGCCGTGGAGCCGATCGCGCCGCCAGAGCCCAAGGTCGATCGCTATCTGACGGTGTCGGGCTTCAACGCCCTGACGCGCGGCTACGCCCCCGGCGCGCCGCCGCTGGAGCCGTCGTCCGGCGAAGCGCTGAAACGGGCCCTCAAGGGTCCCCACCCCACCATCGCCTATTGGGATCCGAACCGCGTCCGCATCGTGGTCAAGCGTCCTGGAGCCCCCGGCAAGGCGACCGTCTTCACCTTCGAGCGCCGGGCGCTGTTCACCTGGAGGCTGGTCCACATTCGCCTTCCGGCCGACGAGCGACAGGCCTGA